The sequence GTCGCGAGGGCCAGCGGGCTCACGCCGCTGCCACGACGGTAACCGGCAGGTTGAACCGGCGCTCCATCTTGGTGTGCAGGTCCGCCTCGAGCCAGCCCGATTCGGCGCGCGGCAGCGTGGCCAGGAGGATCTCGTCTGCCTTGAAGCGCTTGAGCGCGTCGGACGTGGCCCGCAGCGGATCGGCGTCCCCGACCGACCCGTCGACGGTCAGCCCGACGTCGCGCAGCCGCCCCAGCGCCTCGTTGAGCCGATATGTGGCCAGCGTCCGGCCGGGCAGATCACCCTCGGCGGGGTGAGCGACCTCACCGACCGTTTCGAACCATGCGTGCTCGCCCGCGACCGGCGTTGAGCGCACGGCGGGGACCACCAGGTGGTACTCCACGTCACCGGACCGCCCGGTCATCGCCTCCTGCAGGCGCTGCGCGCGCAGGACGGCGTTGCCCACCACCAGCACCTTGCGCCGCCGCATCTGCGTGTCCTCGACGAAGTCGCTGTACAGCGGACGTTGCTGCTTGGCGCCCCCGTACCGGATGGGCGCGACGGACTGCGGGTCGACCATGTGCTCGGAGGTGAGGTGGTAGTTGAGCTCGGTCTCGTTGCGGAAGCGCAGTTCGCAGCGGGGGCATTGGTGGACGGACATGCCGGTCGGTCTCCTTCGCTGAGCCGCGCCTTGGCGCGGCGTTCGCCCTCACGATAGCCAACCGGAACCAGAACTTGCGTTCGCGTCCACGGCAGCCCACACTCGGCCGTCGATGGATGACGTCCAGATCGACGCCGTTGACGACCCGGACTCGTGTCGGATCGCCGAGGACATCCAGCGTCGTGCATGGGGCATGTCCGACCGTGGGGTGGTGCCCGCCGAACAGATCCGCGCCGCCGTGCACAACGGCGGTCTGCTGCTCATCGCACGCGGCGACGGCGAGCCCATCGGCTTCTGCTACGGGTTCGTCGGCCTCGACGGTCACACGCCCATCCTGTGCTCGCACATGCTCGCCGTCGTCCCCGGCATGCAGTCGCGCGGCATCGGTCAGGCGCTCAAGATGGCCCAGCGGCGCCACGCCGCCGCGCGCGGCTTCGAGCGCATCACGTGGACGTTCGATCCGCTGCAGGCGCGCAATGCGTACCTGAACCTGCACCGGCTCGGCGCCGTCGCACGCCACTACCACGTCGATCACTACGGTCCCATGGACGACGCGATCAACGCCGGGCTGCCGACCGACCGCCTGCTCGCGGAGTGGTGGGTCGACAGCGACCGCGCAGTGCCCGCCGAGGTTCCGGACGGACCGTGGGCGCTGTCGTGCGTGCCGGGAGCCGATGGCGCACCGCGTCCCGGTCCGGTCATCCCGGACGCCCTGGACGGCGACGCGGCGCTGGTGGCCGTGCCGGCCGACTTCGATCGCCTCCGACGCGTTGATCCGGCGGCGGGCCCGGCCTGGCGCAGCGCCCTGCGCGCCGCGCTGTCTGCCGCCTTCCGGACGGGGATGGTCGCCGTCGACCTGGCCCGCGACGTCACCGACGACTGCCACGCGTACGTGCTGCGGGTGCAGCCATGACCGCCCTGCGCGTCGACCGTGTGGAGCTCGTGTTCCTGACGCTGCCACTGCGCCACCCGTTCGTCACGAGCTTCGGACCGCAGCTCGAGCGCGACGTCGTGCTCGTACGGGTGCGCGCCGACGGCGTGGACGGGTGGGGTGAACTGGTCGCCGGCCGTGATCCCGTGTACAGCGAGGAGACGGTCGCCGGTGCGGTGACGGTCATGCGCGACCACCTGCTGCCGCGGATCCTCGGTCACACGGTCGACGATCCGCGGACGGTCGGTGACCGCTGGGCGAAGGTCCGCGGCAACCCCATGGCCCGGGCCGCCATCGAGATGGCCGTGTGGGACACCTGGTCGGCCGCGACCGGTCGATCGCTCGCCGCGGTGCTCGGCGGCACGAGGGCGGCCGTGCCGGCCGGTGTCAGCATCGGCATCGCCGACTCGACCGCGGCGCTGCTGGACCGCGTGGCGTCCTTCGTGGACCAGGGCTACGCCCGCATCAAGCTCAAGATCGCGCCGGGCACCGACGTCGAGCGCGTTGCCGCGGTGCGCGAGCGGTTCGCCGACGTGGCGCTGATGGCCGACGCGAACTCCGCGTACACGCTGGACGACGCCGACCACCTCCGGCGGCTCGACGCGTTCGACCTCACGATGATCGAACAGCCGCTGGCCCACGACGACATCATCGACCACGCCAGCCTCGCGCCGCGGCTGCGGACGCCGTTGTGCCTGGACGAGTCGATCCGGTCGACCGCCGACGCACGGCGCGCGGCGTCGATCGGCGCCTGCGCGATCATCAACTGCAAGCCGGGCAGGCTCGGTGGCCTGGCCGAGTCCCTGGCGCTCCACGACTGGGCGGTCACGGAGGGGATGCCGCTGTGGGTCGGCGGCATGCTCGAGACGGGCATCGGCCGCCTCCACAACATCGCCCTGGCCAGCCTCCCCGGGTTCACACTGCCCGGCGACACGTCCGCCAGCGACCGCTACTGGGAGCGCGACATCATCGAGCCGGCCGTCACGCTCGCACCGGACGGCACCGTCGAGGTGCCCGATGCGGCGGGCGTCGATGCGGTGGTCGACCACGACCGCCTCGACGCGGTGGTCGTCCACCGCGAGGTGTTCGACGCCACCGACGGCGTGGTGGCTGGCCGATGACCCTGCTGGACGACCTCACCGCCCAGACCGACGCGATGGTCGACGAACTGCGCGAAGTGGTGCTCCACGAGTCACCCACGGGCGACGTCGACCGGCTCGACACACTCGCCGGTGTGCTGGCCGGGCGGTGGCGGGAGGCCGGCGCGACCGTGGAGGGACACCGTGTCGACGGGGTGGGCACCCACCTCGAGCTGCGCTGGGCCGGTCCACCCGGCACACCCGCCGACGCGGCACCCGTGCTGCTGGTGGGCCACTACGACACCGTCCACGACGTCGGGACGTTGCAGCGCAACCCGTGGCGGGTCGACGACGAGCGACGCGCGTGGGGCCCGGGCACGCAGGACATGAAGGCGGGTCTGGTGATCGCCAGACGCGCCCTGGCGCAGCTGCACTCCACGGGCACGCCGGCCCGTCGGCCCGTCGTGGCGCTCGTGACCGCCGACGAGGAGGTCGGCAGCATCACATCGTCGGCGCTGATCCGGGACCGTGCGCGCACGAGCGCGGCCGCGCTGGTGTTCGAGGCGAGCACGTCGGCCGGTGCGCTCAAGACCGAGCGCAAGGGCGTGGGCCTGTGGACCGTCGCCACGCACGGGCGCGCCGCCCACGCGGGCCAGCGGTTCTTCGACGGGCGCAACGCCATCGTCGCGTTGGCGCGGCTGTTGCCACGCATCGCCGGGCTCAGCGACGAGGCGCGTGGCACCACCGTCAACATCGGCACCGTGCGGGGTGGCACACGGGCCAATGTCGTCGCGGCACACGCCCAGGCGGTCATCGATGTGCGGTTCACCGACCCCGACGAAGCCGAGCGCGTGGGGCTCGCGTTGGAGGACCTGCAGGCCGATGACGACGTCGCCGTCACCGTCGATGGCGGTGTCAACCGACCGGCGATGCTCCGCTCGTCGGCGACCGATGACCTGTACGCACGTGCTCGCGCGTGCGCGCAGCGGCTTGGGTTCGACCTGACGCAGGCCTCCGCGGGCGGCGCGAGTGACGGCAACTTCACGGCCGACGAAGGCACCCCGACGCTCGACGGCCTGGGCGGCATCGGCGACGGTCTGCACACCGACCACGAGTGGGTGCACGTCGACTCGCTGCCACAGCGTGCGGCACTGCTCGCCGAGCTGCTGTCCGCCCCCGACGACTGAGCCGCCGCTGTGGTGGTGGTGACCCGCCGGACGGAACCCCCTGCTGTCACCCGCGCCCCGGGCGACGATTGCCGGCGATGCCCTTCGCTTGAGTGGAGAAACGTCGGGGCGGTGGGCAACTTCACGGAGCCTTCCACGAAACACGCGAGCAGCGCAGTCGCTGCGCTCCGGCGCCGCGAACGGATCATGACCGGCCGGATGCGGCACAGTTGCCCGCCCCGCCGCAGGTTGCGGGCAGCACCATCGCGGAAAGAAGACCACCGAGGTGGTTTCATGGCGGTCAACGGCGTGATCGCGAAAGGTGTCGGATGGGCAACACCCTGGTGGTGTCGGTGCTCTACATCGTCGTCGCCGTCACGCTGACGATCTGGCTGGCGACCACCCTGTACCGCAACGGACTCGAACTGCTCCGGCAACGCGACGACCAGCAACCGCTGCTCGCTCAGGCCACCAGCCGGCTGCTGGTGATCGGCTTCGCGCTGTTCACGCTCGGCTACGCGTTCCTCCTGCTGCGCGTCGAGGGCCCGATGGACAGCATCGACGCACTGGAGTTCCTCGTCCGACGCCTGGGCATCCTGCTGGTCAGCCTCGGCCTGCTGCACCAGCTCAGCACGCTGATCTTCCTGCGCTTCCGTCGATCGCGCAACGAGGAGGCCGATGCGGAACGCCGCGCGGGTCGCCGCGCGGGACGGCGGAGCGCCTCGACGCCCAGTGACGAGACGCCGAGCGAGCAGGCGGCGCGACGGCGCGGCCGATGAACGGCGCGATCGCGGTCTACGTGGTGTACGTGCTGCTCGCCATCGCGTTGATCACGTGGATGGGGATCCTGCTGCACCGCGACGGACAGATCTTCCTCCACGACGTGTTCCGCAGCCAGACGGACCTCGCGGCGTATGTGAGCCGCCTGCTCGTCACCGGGTTCCTCGTGTTCACCGTCGGGTACGCGCTGCTGCTGCTGGACATCGACACCAACGCGACGGCGCTGTCGGCCCTGCGCTCGTCCGTCCGGCGCTTCGGCCTGCTGCTGCTGAGCCTCGGCGCGATGCACTCACTCAACATGCTGATCCTGCTACAGGTCCGGCGACGTGCGGTCAACCGCCATGCCGCGACGGCGGGGCGCGGCAGCGAGCCCGTGCGGCGGACGCGCCTGTCGGACCGCTAGACCGATCGTGGATTGCCGGCGGCCACGAGACACCGACGACCGCCGCCAAAGACGCCTCGAGCAGGGTGATCACGTCATGTGAGGCTACCCGGAGTAATCGCGCCAGCACCTGATCGCAGCATGGCATCCGCGCGGCCCGTCCATGTGCACGACGGGTTACGCAAGGTGATACCGTACACTAGCGTATCAAGCGAACCAACCCGCGCCTCTTCTCAGGCATGGTGTTGGTTCGCGGTTTCGACGACTACGGGATAGCGTTGCGCCTCATGGTGGATTCTGCCGCTCCAAGTGGAACACGCATGCTGATGCCATCGACGGCATGGACGCCGGCGATGATCCACGACCACGCGGTAGCCCTGCGCGACAAGCTGGTGCGGCACCGTCGGCAGCTGCACCGCCACCCGGAGCTTGCCTGGTGCGAGCACCGCACCGCCGCCTATGTCGAGTCGGTCCTGTCGAACCTCGGCATCGAGCACCGCCGCGTGTGCGGCACCGGCGTGGTGGCGGTCATCGAGGGCCGCGGCGGGCGCTGCGTCGGCGTGCGTGCCGACATGGACGCGCTGCCGGTGACCGAGGCGCCGGGGCGCGACGGGTACCGGTCCGACAACGAGGGCGTCTCCCACGCGTGCGGCCACGACGCGCACGTGGCGTGCGTGCTCGGCCTGGCCGAGCTCCTCGCCGGACAGGCCGAGCTGCCCGGCAGCGTCGTCCTGTACTTCCAGCCGGCCGAGGAGGGCGGCGGCGGTGCCGAGCCGATGGTCGCCGACGGCGTGCTCGACGACCCGACACCGGACGCGATCCTGGCGCTGCACACCGCGAGCAACCACCGCGCCGGCACGGTCGCGCTGCGCAGCGGTCCGGTCACGGGCGCGGTCGACGACATCACGATCACGATCCACGGCATCGACGGGCACGCCGCGCATCCCGACCGCGCGATCGACCCGATCCCCGTCGCGGCCATCCTGATCACCAACGCGCAGCAGATCGTCACCCGTGAGATCGACCCGCTGAAGCCCGCGGTCATCACGTTCGGGTCGATCCACGGCGGCACCCGCCACAACGTCATCGCCTCGAGCGTGACGCTGGAGGCGACCTTGCGTTCGCTGTACCCCGACACCCGGGCGTACCTCATCGAGCGCATCCAGCAGATCGCGCACGCGATCGCGTCGGCCAACCGCACGTCGGCGACCGTCTCGATCCAGAACGGCTACCCCGCCGGCTACAACGACACGGCGCTGACGCGCATGGTCCATGCCGCCGCCAGGTCGATCTGCGGCGAGGACTGCGTGGCCGTCGAAGAGCACCCGTCGATGGGTGCCGAGGACTTCTTCGCGTTCGGCAGCACGGGCATTCCCGTGTGCATGTTCCGCCTCGGTGTCAGCAACCCGTCGCGCGGCATCACGGCGGCGCATCACAGCGCCCACTTCGACATCGACGAGTCGGCCCTCCCGGTCGGGGTCGCGGTGTTCGCCGAGTCGATCCGGCGTCTGCTGACGACCGAGGCGCTGTCGTCGATCGCACCTGACTAGTCCCCACGCCGCCCGGGCAGGCTGGCCGGGTGACCGACCACCTGACCCTCGGCGTGGAGGAGGAGTTCCACGTCGCCGATGCCGCCTCGCGGATGCTGCTGCACGACAGCGACGTGCTGCTGGACGACCTCGACCGTGACGGCTTCGAGCCGGAGCAGTTCGAGAGCGAGATCTACCTGTCGATGGTCGAGACCGGCTCGGTCGTGTGCACCACGCTGGACGAGATCCGCGAGCAGCTGACCGCACTGCGCCGCGAGCTGTGCGGGACGGCGAACCGGCACGGCATGCGGGTGCTCGCCGCCGGCACGATGCCGTTGGCGCGGGGCCGGCTGCAGCAGATCACCCCGAAGCCCCGCTACCGCGACATCGAACGGGCCCACCAGCAGGTCAGCCGCGAGATGATGGCGTGCGGCATGCACGTGCACGTCGGCGTGCCCGACCGTGAGGAGGCCGTCCAGATCCTCAACCAGGTGCGTCCATACCTGTCCGCACTGCTGGCGCTGAGCGCGAACTCACCGTTCTGGGACACGCACGACACGGGGTACGCCAGCTACCGCAGCATCCTGTGGGGCCGTTGGCCGAGCGCCGCGATCCCGCAGACATTCGCGAGCATCGAGGAGTACGACGCGGTCGGGCGGATGCTGATCGACTCGGGTGCCATCATCGACCTCGGCCAGATCTACTGGGACATGCGCCTGTCGCAGGACAATCCCACGCTGGAGTTTAGGGTGTCCGACGTCTGCATGACCGTCGACGAGGCCGTGCTGCAGGCCGGGTTGTGCCGCGCGCTGGTGCACCTGGGCCGCGAACGCGTCAGCCGTGGCCTGCCGCCGCCGGGCGTGCGCGCCGAGCTGCTGCAGGCCGCCAAGTGGCGCGCCGCACGGTTCGGGCTCGAGGATCAGCTGTTCGATCCGCTCACGCGCGAGGTGCTGGCGCCGCGGGACTACTTCGCACGACTCATCGACGAGCTCCGTGATGCACTGGACGTCGAGGGCGACACCGAGCAGGTGTGCGAGCTGATCGACCATGCGCTCTGCGACGGGTCGGGCGCGCGACGCCAGCGCAGCGCGTTCGCGACGGCGGGGCGCCTGGAGGACACCGTCGACCTGATCGCCGCGGCGACCTGCTCGTAGCGCCGCTGCGCAGGCAATGGTACGTGGACGGGTGCCGGGACGGCGACCTCACGGTCGTCCCGTCGATCAGCGGGGGCGCCCCGACAGCACGAGCTCGCCGTCGACGGTCGACAGGTCGTCGAGGGCCAGCTGATCGTCGGCAACGCTTGCGAGGCTGCGCAGTTCGTGCGTCAGGTCGGCGCGGGTGTCGTCCGAGAGTGGAAGCGGTCCCATCGACAGGTCGCGCACGGTGGGCCGCAGACGGGCGTCGACGATCTCGAGGTCCACAACCGCCGTCACCGGCAGCGGCGGCTCGTCGAGGCGCCCGTCGACGACCAGCCGACCGCCCACATCGTCGGGTGGCTCGGCCACGTCGACCGTGACATCGCTGATCTGCTGCGACGGCGCCTGCGCCAGCGCATCCTCGACCAGACCGGTGGTCTCCACCTCGTCGAGCGTCACGGTCACCGAGCCGTCGTCGTTGGCGACCGCATCACCGAGCAGGTCGTCGAGCTCCGCCGGCACCGTCCGCGTCGCTGATTCGGAAGGCGCGCCGCCGGCTGTCCGTCCCCCGTCGGACCCATCCGCGCCGAGGCCCTCGAGCCCGCCGCCGTCGATCACGAACGCGCCGGCGAGCACGAGCAGCGCGACGATGACCAACGCCGGGCCACGGCGGGGCCGTCGGTAGGGTGAGCGGGCGGCCATCAGCCGTCGCCTACGTCCGCGAGCGCAACGGCCGACAAACGCCCGGCCGCCTCGATGACCACGTCGTGACCTTCCAGCACCGCGGTCCACGCTGGCGGCATGGCGCACGCCCCGCCTGCGGCGCCGCGGACCGCTGCCGCCATCGACGCGATCGTATCGGTGTCGCCCCCGAACGCGACGGCGCGCGTCACGCACTCCTCCACGTCGGCGCTCACAGCGGCGCACCACAGGGCGGCGGGCACGGAGCGGTGTGCCGTGGGCGCAGTGCCAAGGAGGGCTGCGACCGACGCGGGGGCCGTGTCCCGGTCCACCTGTGCGGCAGCGGCGAGCCCCTCGCCCAGCTCCGTGGTGTCGGTGGGTAGCCGCGCCAGATCTGACAGTGCGAAGCGCCGGTCGGCAGCCGCCAGCGCCACGGCGTGCGCGACGACCAC comes from Euzebyales bacterium and encodes:
- a CDS encoding GNAT family N-acetyltransferase — translated: MDDVQIDAVDDPDSCRIAEDIQRRAWGMSDRGVVPAEQIRAAVHNGGLLLIARGDGEPIGFCYGFVGLDGHTPILCSHMLAVVPGMQSRGIGQALKMAQRRHAAARGFERITWTFDPLQARNAYLNLHRLGAVARHYHVDHYGPMDDAINAGLPTDRLLAEWWVDSDRAVPAEVPDGPWALSCVPGADGAPRPGPVIPDALDGDAALVAVPADFDRLRRVDPAAGPAWRSALRAALSAAFRTGMVAVDLARDVTDDCHAYVLRVQP
- a CDS encoding amidohydrolase, whose product is MLMPSTAWTPAMIHDHAVALRDKLVRHRRQLHRHPELAWCEHRTAAYVESVLSNLGIEHRRVCGTGVVAVIEGRGGRCVGVRADMDALPVTEAPGRDGYRSDNEGVSHACGHDAHVACVLGLAELLAGQAELPGSVVLYFQPAEEGGGGAEPMVADGVLDDPTPDAILALHTASNHRAGTVALRSGPVTGAVDDITITIHGIDGHAAHPDRAIDPIPVAAILITNAQQIVTREIDPLKPAVITFGSIHGGTRHNVIASSVTLEATLRSLYPDTRAYLIERIQQIAHAIASANRTSATVSIQNGYPAGYNDTALTRMVHAAARSICGEDCVAVEEHPSMGAEDFFAFGSTGIPVCMFRLGVSNPSRGITAAHHSAHFDIDESALPVGVAVFAESIRRLLTTEALSSIAPD
- a CDS encoding M20 family metallopeptidase, producing MTLLDDLTAQTDAMVDELREVVLHESPTGDVDRLDTLAGVLAGRWREAGATVEGHRVDGVGTHLELRWAGPPGTPADAAPVLLVGHYDTVHDVGTLQRNPWRVDDERRAWGPGTQDMKAGLVIARRALAQLHSTGTPARRPVVALVTADEEVGSITSSALIRDRARTSAAALVFEASTSAGALKTERKGVGLWTVATHGRAAHAGQRFFDGRNAIVALARLLPRIAGLSDEARGTTVNIGTVRGGTRANVVAAHAQAVIDVRFTDPDEAERVGLALEDLQADDDVAVTVDGGVNRPAMLRSSATDDLYARARACAQRLGFDLTQASAGGASDGNFTADEGTPTLDGLGGIGDGLHTDHEWVHVDSLPQRAALLAELLSAPDD
- the menC gene encoding o-succinylbenzoate synthase produces the protein MTALRVDRVELVFLTLPLRHPFVTSFGPQLERDVVLVRVRADGVDGWGELVAGRDPVYSEETVAGAVTVMRDHLLPRILGHTVDDPRTVGDRWAKVRGNPMARAAIEMAVWDTWSAATGRSLAAVLGGTRAAVPAGVSIGIADSTAALLDRVASFVDQGYARIKLKIAPGTDVERVAAVRERFADVALMADANSAYTLDDADHLRRLDAFDLTMIEQPLAHDDIIDHASLAPRLRTPLCLDESIRSTADARRAASIGACAIINCKPGRLGGLAESLALHDWAVTEGMPLWVGGMLETGIGRLHNIALASLPGFTLPGDTSASDRYWERDIIEPAVTLAPDGTVEVPDAAGVDAVVDHDRLDAVVVHREVFDATDGVVAGR
- a CDS encoding glutamate--cysteine ligase, translating into MTDHLTLGVEEEFHVADAASRMLLHDSDVLLDDLDRDGFEPEQFESEIYLSMVETGSVVCTTLDEIREQLTALRRELCGTANRHGMRVLAAGTMPLARGRLQQITPKPRYRDIERAHQQVSREMMACGMHVHVGVPDREEAVQILNQVRPYLSALLALSANSPFWDTHDTGYASYRSILWGRWPSAAIPQTFASIEEYDAVGRMLIDSGAIIDLGQIYWDMRLSQDNPTLEFRVSDVCMTVDEAVLQAGLCRALVHLGRERVSRGLPPPGVRAELLQAAKWRAARFGLEDQLFDPLTREVLAPRDYFARLIDELRDALDVEGDTEQVCELIDHALCDGSGARRQRSAFATAGRLEDTVDLIAAATCS